The following proteins are encoded in a genomic region of Pelodictyon phaeoclathratiforme BU-1:
- a CDS encoding TatD family nuclease-associated radical SAM protein, whose translation MIPVVFLSITPEIMPTLAYTIGNSLYLNITNRCSNDCSFCIKYNSRTFGDDDLFLKTEPSFDEIMAAIAAFSDFEEVVFCGYGESLIRLEMVKQVAAAIKQHYGTRVRINTDGQANLVHGRNIIPELAGIIDCLSVSLNASDAETYMRLCNTPFGAAGFTAVCDFIRLAAATIPEVIASVVRLPSVDVEACKALALSLGASFRVRSYYGG comes from the coding sequence ATGATCCCTGTTGTTTTTCTCTCCATCACTCCTGAAATCATGCCCACTCTTGCCTACACTATCGGAAACTCGCTCTACCTGAATATTACCAACCGCTGTTCAAACGACTGCTCGTTCTGCATTAAATACAACAGCAGAACATTCGGTGACGACGACCTGTTTCTCAAGACCGAGCCCTCATTCGATGAAATCATGGCTGCCATTGCAGCGTTCAGTGATTTTGAAGAGGTTGTTTTCTGCGGGTATGGGGAGTCACTGATCCGGCTTGAGATGGTCAAGCAGGTGGCAGCAGCGATCAAACAGCACTATGGTACACGTGTTCGCATCAATACCGACGGTCAGGCAAATCTGGTACATGGCAGAAACATCATACCTGAGCTGGCAGGAATTATCGATTGCCTCTCCGTCAGCCTGAATGCATCGGATGCAGAAACATATATGCGCTTGTGCAACACCCCTTTCGGGGCTGCGGGCTTTACTGCCGTCTGCGACTTCATCCGTCTGGCAGCAGCAACAATACCGGAAGTCATTGCAAGCGTCGTCCGTCTCCCCTCAGTTGATGTGGAGGCCTGTAAAGCTCTCGCTCTTTCACTGGGTGCATCATTCCGGGTACGATCCTATTACGGGGGGTAA